The sequence ttgtgttcatctgaAAACCGACTGACTTTAGCATCGGAGTGGATACGTCGGACactcctccggcgcccattcacgagttcttttTCTTGTACGCATGTGCTATTGCAGCCATTATCTCCACTCAAATTCCCAAacactataaattattgatttgatctgTTGGAGTCCCTTATCCGGCTCATCCATTGCAGTGCGTTCACATCAgtcattattatttattcatacgATCAATGTGTTTGTATCGTAGCTAATAGGATTAGATGAAAGAGAATAATAGTAAtatgaatgaaaaaaatataactaatttttttgtgcaactattattaaaatcatttttttttgtttcaagatcttataattaaattattaactttTTCCGATGATTAATTGCTTTAGGATTTAGCAATGGTCTTATATCAATCACGGCACGGAAAAGAAATCGCTAGCATAATCCAAGTGCTTCGATAAATAGTGCtgattgttgtgaaaaagtaaaaatttacggtaaaaagtaaaaatctcaaactcttaaaattatcacactacacactttataatatttttctctcaactcaattgtgattttcttcacaaatgagagatctacttatagaaaatttttacaaataatccaaaaataaaatacatcattacctacatcatcacacactaattttcaatattcgacacctaattttacctaattttcaacattcaacattcacattttcaacacaaatatttaacacatttttaaataatttttcaacactcccccttgtgatgatgatcataatgattgtatacattacgtgtttttatactgcctcgttaaaaaccttactaggaaaaacccattgggataaaaaccatagtaagggaaaaagagtgcagtcacgtaaactccccctcatgttgacacgaacaattcttcacaaatttcgtagattgcgcatcccaatattatatatgtgctttctgaatattgtcgtaggaagtgcctttgtgaagagatctgatgagttttcacttgattgaatgtgacgaacatcaatacatttattcttctcaagctccttggtgaatgcgaagaacttaggaggaatatgtttagttctgtcgctttttatgtatccttctttcatttgagcaacacatgcagcattatcttcatatagtatcacaggcttctcgtcgaatgataatccgcatgagatttggatatgttgagtcattgattttaaccacacacattcacggcttgcttcatgtagtgcaataatctcggcatgatttgatgaagttgttacaagtgtttgtttctgtgaacgccaagaaattgcagtgcctccacgagtaaatacatatccagtttgagaacgtgctttgtgtggatcagataagtatccagcatcggcataaccaattatacttggattagcatcttttgaatacaaaagtcccaagtctgtcgttcctcgtagataacggaatatatgtttaattccgttccaatgtctctttgttggatatgtgctaaatcttgccaataaatttacggcaaaagatatatcaggccttgtacaatttgtaagatacataagggcaccgatagcacttagatatggtacttctggaccaagaatatcttcatcatcttcacatggacggaatggatccttttctatgtttaatgatctaacaaccattggagtacttaaaggatttgatttgtccatattaaaacgtttaaggatcttttctgtataatttgtctggtgaacaaatattccacattctttttgttcaatttgtaaacccagacaatacttggtttttccaagatccttcatttcaaattcttctttcaagtatgacacaacttcttgaatttccttatttgttccaatgatgtttaaatcatcaacatatacagcaataattacgcatccggatgttgttttcttaatgaaaacacaagggcatattgaattatttacatatccctttttcatcaagtgatcacttagcctattataccacattctgccggattgcttcaacccatataatgatcttagtaatttcacagaataacattctctgggttttgaactttgtgcttcaggcatcttaaatccttcagggattttcatatatatattactatcaagtgatccatataagtaggctgtaacaacatccataagacgcatttctaaattttcagatactgccaagctaatcaaataccgaaacgtaattgcatccatcacaggagaatacgtttcttcataatcaattccaggcctttgagaaaaaccttgtgcaacaagtcgagctttatatcttactatttcatttttctcatttcgctttcgaataaaaacccatttgtatccaacaggttttacaccttcaggtgtaaggactataggtccaaaaacattacgtttatttagcgaatccaattcaacctggatggcatctttccattttatccaatcctgccgatttttacattcaccaaaagattttggttcatgatcttcattatcatttatgatgtcgattgccacattataagaaaatatatcatcaatttcttctatatcttttcggttccatatttttccagtattaatataattgatagagatttcatgattctcgtcagtttgtggttctgacaaaacattttcatcatcatgtgtttcttcaggaacatcattctctattttgtgatcattatgtgtttcttcaggaacatcattctctattttgtgatcattgtgtttctctatgaattttctttttcgaggatttttatccttggaaccaactggccttccacgcttcaggcgtttaatgacatcatgactatcttcaatttgtttcttcggaatttcaattcgagcaggggcatttgcagcatgtatatatgatttagttaccccttttgtgtctgcaaatgcatctggtatttgatttgctattctttgcaagtgcacaatttgctgtacatctttttcacattgttttgttcttggatccagatgtaacaatgatgatacataccatgtaatttctttttcggtatgtttctgttctccccctaacattgggaagatttcctcattaaaatgacaatcagcaaaacgtgctgtgaacacgtcgcctgtctgtggttcaagatatcgaatgatcgatggactatcataaccaatataaattccaatctttctttgaggtcccattttctttcgttgaggtggtgcaataggcacatacaccatacatccaaaaattctcagatgagaaatgtctggttctttaccaaatgcaagctgcaatggggagtatttatgatatgcacttggtctgatgcgaattaatgaagcagcatgtaaaattgcatgtccccatatagaaatagggagctttgttttcataatcattggtctagcaatcatttgcagacgtttaatcaatgattcagccaatccattttgagtatgtacatgagcaacaggatgctcaacaatgattcccatagacatacaataatcattgaaagtctgggaagtaaattcaccagcattatcaagtctaattttcttgattgtataatcgggaaattgattcctcaattttattatttgagcaagtaatcttgcaaatgcaacatttcgagttgacaataaacatacatgtgaccatctgctggaggcatcaatcaataccataaagtatctgaatggtccacatggtggatggattggtccacaaatatcaccctgaatacgttcaagaaacattggtgattcagtttggattttggctggtgatggtcttataataagttttccaagagaacatgctttacattgaaacttattattctgaaagatcttctggtctttcaatggatgaccatgtgtattttctataattcttcgcatcattgttgaaccaggatgtcctaatcgatcatgccaattggttaatattgaagaattatcaattaccatgtttgattcaatgggacgtatatgtgtataatgcaatccagtagggagcattggtagtttttcaatcacatatttctttcctgatttatatgtggtaagacacatatatttctcattcccttcattcattgtttgagtatcatacccatgggaatatatatcattaaaactcaacaaatttcttttcgattgtggtgaatataaagcatcattgatcaaaaattttgtaccattaggtaacaaaaattgtgctttaccacatcctttaatcaagtctacaggacctgatattgtattcaccgttgtttttgttggttttagttccaagaaatatcttttatctcggaggatagtgtgcgttgtaccactatcgggtatgcaaacttcagctttgctcatagcattttccatatttgaacttcaaaaaatatgcaatgaaaaaaaattaatgacaatacatatttaaatataacacatatcataattgtacaataaaacattatcatataaatacatgaaaaataaattattgtacatttatattctaccactatattgttcattttcagagaaatcattgagaaaatctgcagcatcaatattgttcatttctatcccaccaacatattgatcatttccagagaaatcattcataaaatcagcagcatcaaaatgagttgaatcactcaaacggtcacttcgctcagtgaagttggtctccttttctttcccctttatcgattctttataaagtttgcaaagatgctcaggggctcgacaaatacgagaccaatgtcctggagtaccgcatctgaaacaagaactttcaaatcttttcgagtgattttcattaacactcatgttttcttgatgccttttctgtggatggtttgggacgttattttgagatgagttatagaaataactatctcgattattttcaaaaccacggccgcgtccacgaccacgaccacttcctcgtccacgtccacgtccacgacctcgacctcgacctcgacctcgaccaaaaccttgtctttgaatttgattttggtttccaggtttaaattcatttttacttacagcatttacttctggaaatgctgttgatccagtgggtcgggactgatgatttctcattaatagctcgttgttcttttccgccacaagaagacaggcgatgagttcagaatatctcgcaaatccacgcactctatattgttgctgtagtgttatatttgatgcgtgaaacgtggaaaatgttttttcaagcatttccgattctgtaacctcatgtccacaaaattttaactgcgagattattctatacatcgctgaattgtaatcactgacttttttaaagtcttggaatcttaacatattccattcatcacgggcggtcggaagtataacttcccttatatgttcaaatctctcttttaatcctttccacagagccatgggatctttttcgatgagatattcacattttaaaccttcatcaaggtgtcgtcgtaaaaatattatagcttttgctttttcttgtgatgaagatataccattttctttaatggtctcgcttagacccaatgactcaagatgcatttctacatcaagagtccatggcatatagtttttcccagtaatatcaagagcgatgaattcgagctttgccaagtttgccatggtggtactaaaaattacgatgcattttattagttaatgaatattgcaatacaaagtaatggataaacaacaagtacaagtattcgtaaaaataaagaaaacacacgaggaggatattctccgataaatacaagactggtgagtatgataaccaaaataattaaaaataacctcgtgaaagccatcttctttttttcttcgaaaatttgatgaagaataatttttagagaagaagagaaagttggagtgattgaatgtatttgtgagattgtatttatagagcaaaaactagccgttttgttaccgtttattaccgttggtgtataagaaaataaatgtatgtatttgtataattttatggtaataatatggtgtatataatattagtcatatttaaataattatgtatatcatatcacattattataattaggtgtcataagttattttgtttaaaaaaccttataggcttttatacttgtcgtatcccttaccgggagtgtgggatgtcgtcttaacatcctcccaggatttataacaagtttttgaaaaaattatttttattatttctaacaataacattatattatatattacatatataaacaataaataaataacagtaaaataaatattattacttttgttacctttttcttctgttcggagcttggaaaaatatggaggacttttagagcttcgtgctgataacgtgttgtgaaaaagtaaaaatttacggtaaaaaagtaaaaatctcaaactctcaaaattatcacactacacactttataatatttttctctcaactcaattgtgattttcttcacaaatgagagatctatttatagaaaatttttacaaataatccaaaaataaaatacatcattacctacatcatcacacactaattttcaatattcaacacctaattttacctaattttcaacattcaacattcacattttcaacacaaatatttaacacatttttaaataatttttcaacactgattttttttttctaaattttaaaataatctatatattattcttcataattattatttatatatatatactataaaattttaaaaacttggtGTGAAGTTTTTTTAGGTGCATAAAATTATCCATATTCATAATCCTCTACAACatttaatattgaaaaaaaaaactatggaAAAAATTTACTAATATACAAAGTATCTCAACGCTATCCAAAATTAACCGTAAGATTTGTTAAAATCTTATCTAAGTTGAAATGAAGACAATTCTTAATACAAGAAGTCATTAcacaatatataataaattaaaaaataaagaaaattttcatatttaaatacttattttagtgaataatcataaaatcttgtaaaaaatttaattttaatatggttAATTACAAAAGTTTTTaatgacaaaatattttattttattgtatattcaGGTATCCATTATCAAACAATTCTTCTACATAATGGAAGCTGAGTGGGAGttataaagaaaaattattatctccaaaaaattaaactataaatatcacaaataaGTACAAAAAGGTTTCTCCTATTCTcattctcttttttttctttttttttaatcactccAATATTACTTTAAAGTaagtacaaatatatatatatatataatataaaaatattttattgaaataatcaaatatattcattaatgATTAATAATAATCTTAAAAAGATAGACTCGATTCAAATACAAGAGATGTAGTTGACAGAAACACAAGTTTCCCTCGCCAGCTGTTTCGTCACCTTCGCTCTTTCTCTCTATACAGATGTGTAGATATATACAGACGTTGATGACAATATATCTATCTCTAGTATCTTCTTCACTTCCGTTTGTGTGCAGCACAAATCGAAATAAATCGAGATTTCCTACAGATTGTGTGATCCCGATCCACAAATATCTTTGACCTTGGATCAGTATCGCTGGAAGATCGTAGTTTTTCGGGTAATTGGATCCCTTCcctctattttcttttgattCATGCAATGCAATCTGCAAAATAATTTCCTTTCTGGttgttattttcttttgtttatttcGTTTCCCATTTCTTGATTTCAAGTTTAATGACAAATTTGCATGTTCTTATGTGTTTGCTTGGTCGTTGAATTTGATTTCCCTGTTACAGATAATTTTGACTGCAATCTGGGAATTGGGAATATGACGGCCGAAGATGAGGTTTGTAATGGGGCGGTGTCTGAGGCGGCTGGGATTGAAGAGAAATCGGAATTCAAGGCCAGATCTTTTCAGGATCTTTCCGAGTCCGGGTTAAATGGTATTGGAAATCACGATCAAGCCGATGATCCCGAAGATTCCTATGTTTTGGTGACCGATGTCGGTGACTCGAGTTCTGATGGCAACTGTATGGCTTCCGTGGATGGTAGTCCTTGGCATGAATCCAGTGCCCCTGTTGAGATAGAACTGGATGCACGGAACGAGAATCCGGAAGGTGCGGATGTGGGGAAACATGGGGATGTGGAGGGTGGAGATGAGAGTTTTACCTTGGTGAATGGCAGTCCTGATGTGCCATTCATTTCTATAGGTAGGGACCGAGATACTGTCGGGGAGGAGAATAAATATTTGGAAGAATGGAGTAATCAAAATGGGAAAACAGATGTTGTGAATGGGGAAATTGATCCTACATCAACGGAGGGGGGATTTGTGAATGCGGCAAGTACCAATGAAAATCCATCGGTGGCAAATGGAGTTCTTCTAGGTATAGAGGTCTCTGTTGGGGATGAGGATGAGATCCGAGACAAGCTGGCTTTTAGCAAACCTGAATGTAGGGCAGAATCTGAAATTAAGAAGACTGCGCAATCAAATGGAATGATTGAAAGATCTGAAGAAGCTGAAGTTGCAAAATTTGAGGATCAAAATGGGGAAATTGGAGTTGTGGCAGAGGCTGAACCGGACACGGCTGTTAGAAAACCTGAAAGTGGGGCAGAATCTGAAATCAAGAAGGCTGACGAATCAAATGGGAAGATTGAAAGATCTGAAGAAGCAGAAGTAGCGAAATTTGAGGATCAAAGTGGGAAAATTGGAGTTGTGGCAGAGGCTGAAATGGATACAGCTTTTAGAAAACCTGAATGTGGGGCAGAATATGAAATCAACAAGTCCAACGAATCAAATGGAAATATTGAAAGATCTGAAAAAGATGAAGCTGCGAAATTTGAGGATCAAAATGGGAAAATTGGAGTTGTGCCAGAGGCTGAGTCGGATATGGTGGAGGATCAGTTGATATCAGAAGCATCTCGTGGTGTCGAAGAGAATCAGGAATTTAAAGTTCCGAACCTAATATTGGTTGTTGAGTCAGAAGAGGTGGAAACCAAGAGTTCGTTGTCACCCTTTGACAAGCAAGAGACAGTTGAGGATGAGGCTGAGTCGGCTTTGGGTAAAGAAGCTATGGAAGATCAGAAGTCTGATATCGATACTGAAAAAGACGATCAATACGGGCTGGATAAAGACAAAGCTGTGGAGCGTAATGTTGATTGCAATGTCAGAATGGTCAGTGATGAGGTTTTAGAAGTAAAAGATGAGGGAGTTTCTGGTGTATACCATGTTGAAGGCAGCATGACGTATCCAGAAGATGCCATCAACTCCCGAGATGGCAATGGAGCAACTCCCCAAATTAGTGTTTCTGAAAGAGTGGCTGGGGCTTCTGGGCCGACTCAGAAAATACCAGCTTCAGGTGTTCAGTTTCACAGGCCCTTGAATGAAGTTCAAATCTCTGATGCTGAAACTGCTGGAGTCATATCTTCTGTACCTGTTGATGGTTCTGAATCTGAAAGTTTTGAGAAAGAACATGTTCATCTCGACAGCTTTGAAACGTCTACTATCGATGATGTATGCTCAGGGTCTGACAGGATAGTTGTTTCTAATGAAAAGGAACCAATTTCACTGGGAAGTGAATTAAGTACAGATTCTGAAGATTACCGTAACCCACCAGTTTCAGCAGTGAAATTGGAACCTGAAGCTCATAATTCTTCTGCTGTGAACCATGGGCAAATTCAGAAAATACCAGCTTCACGTGTTCATGTTCACAGGCCTGCGAATGAAGTTCAATTCTCTGATGCTGAAACTGCTGGAGTCATATCTTCATTACCTGTTGATGATTCAGAATCTGAAGTTGTTTCTAATGATAAGGAACCAATTTCACAGGGCAGTGAATTAAGTGCAGAATTTGAAGATGACCGTAACCCACCAGTCTCGGCGGTGAAATTGGAAACTGAAGCTCATAATTCTTCTGCTGTGAACCATGTAGATGTGTCCAGTGAAAGAGATGCCACCAGTGGATCGGATATTTTAGATACCTTTGTTTCTGACAAAGGTGTATCCAACTCCATGTTAGAGTGTGCAGATGTTAAAGACATGGTGGACAGTGCCACCGGAAGTGATGACGAGACCTTGTTGTTAGCTAAAAATGGAAACATTGGAAATTCTCGCAGCATTGACATTTCAATGGCTTCACCAGATTCTAGTTCTGAAACAGTCACTAAAGAGGATGTGAGTGGCGTAGCTGTGACAAAGCCGTTCAACTTTTTTGTTAGGACACCAAGGTACAGTGACGAAAAACTCCAAGAACAAATTAGGATTGCAGTACTAGAAGTTAACGAGAAGACAAAGCTTAGGGATTGTATTCGAGCCCAAATTCAGGAGAAAAGAGTAAGAAACATgcatattgttatttttattttcttttataatgtTTGAGGACAAAACAATAATACAATTATAATTCATCGATTCTTAGGCAAAAAATCAGAATAATggtattgattatgaatatgctAAAGGTGAAGACAGAAGTTTAAAAAAGTTGCTGAAGGAAAAGCGCATAGAAATAGACTCTCTTCAGTCTGTTATCAACAAGGCAAAGAATGCAACATCCATGGAGGATTTGAATAGTCAGGTAAGAATTATGTTTCCTGTTGCATGCACACCACTTGCATTTGCCTGTCGCTTTTCTGTTCATAGCTCAAAAATAATGTTGTTAACATTTTGTTTTATGATTGAATTGTATCTCTTGGCAGATAAAAACTATTGAACATATGATACAACATGAGACACTTCCCTTGAAGGAAGAAAAGCAGTTCATTCATGAAATCAAGCAGCTTCGCGAACAATTATCGTCTAGCAAGTGTAGCCAAAATGAAATCCAGCAGGCTCTTGAACAGAGAGAACAAGCCGAGGAGCGATTAAAGGTATGCTTACTTCATTCGTTTGTTGGTTATTGCCACTGTATATTCCGGTAGTTCTTAGAGGGACCAAAATTTGTTTGGGTAGTTCAACTTGGTGGATAGGATCCCACCCTCCCCTcaaatgtaaaaaattaaaatttatttatgttttaaaaaaattatagcttCATGTTATCCAATCAAACCCGGTGTTCCTACTATTACATTTCCCTTTTCTTTTTAGATAATTATTGatacaatatataatatattataattttaatataatattatatgtgTATTTAATGTCATATTGGCATGTGCAGACTTTAAGGAAGGAGCTCGGTAATCTCAAAGACACATCCTCAAAAACTCAAACAGTTTGTGATGAAGCGGAGAGTAAATACAACGTCGAACATAAAAAGGTCAAGGAATTGCAAGCTCAGTTCAGAGCTGCTGACGATATTCGTCAAGAGGCATATGCTAAATATCTATGTCTATCTAAAGAACTTTCCCAGAAGGTATGCCCCCAATCTTGTAGTCTTTTACTTGTTTTTGCAATTAGAAAAGTGTTTGTGCATTACCATCCTACGCAGAGCAATTAGAATTTAGAACCGCTATTCATACTAACAAGCATGGATTTTAAAGTGAGGCACTCTAAATCTCTAATAGATAAAATGGCAGATCGTAAGTCGGTTTCTCATCCCCAAGATAATCAATATGCACCTTACAAATTGTtgaataacaataaaataaaataaatagcatAAGTCTGTTAGAAAAATAAGTGAGGATTATCTCGCAAGTTTTATTGGATTTCTTACCATACATTTAAGACATGTAGAGATGCATTGAGCATTTAAAGCACATTATATGGTTT comes from Primulina huaijiensis isolate GDHJ02 chromosome 2, ASM1229523v2, whole genome shotgun sequence and encodes:
- the LOC140966898 gene encoding uncharacterized protein isoform X2; this encodes MTAEDEVCNGAVSEAAGIEEKSEFKARSFQDLSESGLNGIGNHDQADDPEDSYVLVTDVGDSSSDGNCMASVDGSPWHESSAPVEIELDARNENPEGADVGKHGDVEGGDESFTLVNGSPDVPFISIGRDRDTVGEENKYLEEWSNQNGKTDVVNGEIDPTSTEGGFVNAASTNENPSVANGVLLGIEVSVGDEDEIRDKLAFSKPECRAESEIKKTAQSNGMIERSEEAEVAKFEDQNGEIGVVAEAEPDTAVRKPESGAESEIKKADESNGKIERSEEAEVAKFEDQSGKIGVVAEAEMDTAFRKPECGAEYEINKSNESNGNIERSEKDEAAKFEDQNGKIGVVPEAESDMVEDQLISEASRGVEENQEFKVPNLILVVESEEVETKSSLSPFDKQETVEDEAESALGKEAMEDQKSDIDTEKDDQYGLDKDKAVERNVDCNVRMVSDEVLEVKDEGVSGVYHVEGSMTYPEDAINSRDGNGATPQISVSERVAGASGPTQKIPASGVQFHRPLNEVQISDAETAGVISSVPVDGSESESFEKEHVHLDSFETSTIDDVCSGSDRIVVSNEKEPISLGSELSTDSEDYRNPPVSAVKLEPEAHNSSAVNHGQIQKIPASRVHVHRPANEVQFSDAETAGVISSLPVDDSESEVVSNDKEPISQGSELSAEFEDDRNPPVSAVKLETEAHNSSAVNHVDVSSERDATSGSDILDTFVSDKVTKEDVSGVAVTKPFNFFVRTPRYSDEKLQEQIRIAVLEVNEKTKLRDCIRAQIQEKRAKNQNNGIDYEYAKGEDRSLKKLLKEKRIEIDSLQSVINKAKNATSMEDLNSQIKTIEHMIQHETLPLKEEKQFIHEIKQLREQLSSSKCSQNEIQQALEQREQAEERLKTLRKELGNLKDTSSKTQTVCDEAESKYNVEHKKVKELQAQFRAADDIRQEAYAKYLCLSKELSQKRKNFFKFKNDSARATYHAFNDDRKTLYRHCVNVVENFMELWNGNNEFRSEYVRLNTRSTLRRFGTLDGRSLGPDEKPPILPSHVRERNDKVVSVTANADSISRSPTMELKPETNFENVSSDIHSSKKETESKEKTVITREPAKSKQVNSLATVSSMDEEKVEVQEEPIKTKEELELIRKAEEEEAEAELKEQRRLEEIVKAKEARERKQRRDEKTQKREELKARKETEQKEKKREKKSRKKERKKAATTSTSASMDLQDDASSITCVESIKEEASTQVNDISTKKPKMSRVMASKQNKTRSVLPPPSLRNRNRRKWQQWMWIILVSLLVLILFWLGNMGVFSSVNSKLQGTGF
- the LOC140966898 gene encoding uncharacterized protein isoform X1, with translation MTAEDEVCNGAVSEAAGIEEKSEFKARSFQDLSESGLNGIGNHDQADDPEDSYVLVTDVGDSSSDGNCMASVDGSPWHESSAPVEIELDARNENPEGADVGKHGDVEGGDESFTLVNGSPDVPFISIGRDRDTVGEENKYLEEWSNQNGKTDVVNGEIDPTSTEGGFVNAASTNENPSVANGVLLGIEVSVGDEDEIRDKLAFSKPECRAESEIKKTAQSNGMIERSEEAEVAKFEDQNGEIGVVAEAEPDTAVRKPESGAESEIKKADESNGKIERSEEAEVAKFEDQSGKIGVVAEAEMDTAFRKPECGAEYEINKSNESNGNIERSEKDEAAKFEDQNGKIGVVPEAESDMVEDQLISEASRGVEENQEFKVPNLILVVESEEVETKSSLSPFDKQETVEDEAESALGKEAMEDQKSDIDTEKDDQYGLDKDKAVERNVDCNVRMVSDEVLEVKDEGVSGVYHVEGSMTYPEDAINSRDGNGATPQISVSERVAGASGPTQKIPASGVQFHRPLNEVQISDAETAGVISSVPVDGSESESFEKEHVHLDSFETSTIDDVCSGSDRIVVSNEKEPISLGSELSTDSEDYRNPPVSAVKLEPEAHNSSAVNHGQIQKIPASRVHVHRPANEVQFSDAETAGVISSLPVDDSESEVVSNDKEPISQGSELSAEFEDDRNPPVSAVKLETEAHNSSAVNHVDVSSERDATSGSDILDTFVSDKGVSNSMLECADVKDMVDSATGSDDETLLLAKNGNIGNSRSIDISMASPDSSSETVTKEDVSGVAVTKPFNFFVRTPRYSDEKLQEQIRIAVLEVNEKTKLRDCIRAQIQEKRAKNQNNGIDYEYAKGEDRSLKKLLKEKRIEIDSLQSVINKAKNATSMEDLNSQIKTIEHMIQHETLPLKEEKQFIHEIKQLREQLSSSKCSQNEIQQALEQREQAEERLKTLRKELGNLKDTSSKTQTVCDEAESKYNVEHKKVKELQAQFRAADDIRQEAYAKYLCLSKELSQKRKNFFKFKNDSARATYHAFNDDRKTLYRHCVNVVENFMELWNGNNEFRSEYVRLNTRSTLRRFGTLDGRSLGPDEKPPILPSHVRERNDKVVSVTANADSISRSPTMELKPETNFENVSSDIHSSKKETESKEKTVITREPAKSKQVNSLATVSSMDEEKVEVQEEPIKTKEELELIRKAEEEEAEAELKEQRRLEEIVKAKEARERKQRRDEKTQKREELKARKETEQKEKKREKKSRKKERKKAATTSTSASMDLQDDASSITCVESIKEEASTQVNDISTKKPKMSRVMASKQNKTRSVLPPPSLRNRNRRKWQQWMWIILVSLLVLILFWLGNMGVFSSVNSKLQGTGF